The Candidatus Bathyarchaeota archaeon genomic interval AATATAATCTATTAATTGAAACAAAATATTTGATAAGGTTGGTTGAAGATGGAAGCTAAGGACATTAAAAAGTTAGCTGTAATTGGAGCTGGAGTTATTGGAAACAGTTGGGTTGCCAATTTTATATGGAAAGGATATCCCGTAAACTTATGGCTTTACGATATAGAAGAAGAGAAGAAAGCACACAAGGAAATAGAAGAACATCTCGAAATTTTAG includes:
- a CDS encoding 3-hydroxyacyl-CoA dehydrogenase NAD-binding domain-containing protein, encoding MEAKDIKKLAVIGAGVIGNSWVANFIWKGYPVNLWLYDIEEEKKAHKEIEEHLEIL